In Bacillota bacterium, the DNA window ATTATTATGGAGTGGAGTTTATTTGTATTATACACATGGAGCTTATTTTCTGTATACACCTATTCCACTGTCACGCTTTTTGCAAGGTTTCTCGGTTTATCCACGTCGCATCCCTTTTGAACAGCAAAATAGTAAGCAAGAAGCTGTAAAGGAGTGATTGCCACCAGAGGCGCAATCAAAGGCAACATATCAGGTATTGTGATAACTACGTCAGCAGCTTTTGCCACCTCACTGCTATCGCACCTCCTGGCAATCGCCAGTACAATTGCTCCTCTTGCCTTTACCTCTTTTATATTGCTTATCATTTTTTCTTTTAGAGTGTCCTGAATCACTGGAGCTATTACAAGTGTTCCTTCTTCAATCAAGGCAATTGTTCCGTGTTTCAATTCGCCGCCCGCATAAGCCTCCGAATGTATATAAGATATTTCCTTAAGCTTCAAAGAACCTTCCATTGCAAGAGCGTAGTCCAAGCCTCTTCCGATAAAAAACACACTATTTGCGTTATAATGCCTTGCAGCAAACTTTTGCAGTTTTTCCCTATCTTTTAGGACATTCGATATGTAATCAGGTACCCTTTTTATTTCTTCTATTATATCCATAGCACTCTGTTCATCAATACTACCCCTTTTTAATGCAAGATCAAGTGCAATAAGGTAAAGCACCGCAAGCTGGGCATTGTAAGCCTTTGTAGAAGCTACAGCTATTTCCGGTCCCACCCACGTATAAATAACATTATCGGACTCGCGGGCTATGGAACTTCCCACTACATTAACAATGGAAAGTATTTTTGCTCCTTTCTTCTTTGCTTCTCTTAATGCAAACAAGGTATCTATTGTTTCTCCCGATTGGCTTATAATTATGGCAATATCACCGGGATTTATTATTGGATCGCGATACCTGAATTCCGACGCAATATCCACTTCAACAGGAATCCTGGCAAGTTTTTCAATTACATATTTCCCTACAATACCTGCATGATAAGCCGTACCACATGCTACAATAAATATCTTCCTTATATTATCCGGACTTTCCTTTGAAATAAAGCAATTATCAATCAGTATACTGCCATTTCTAATCCTTGCATTTATTGTATTCTTCAAAGCTTCCGGCTCTTCACATATCTCCTTTATCATGAAATGTTCATAGCCCGATTTCTCAGCTGACGATATATCCCATTCTATTCTAAATATTTCCTTATTTATTCTATTTTCGAAAACATCCCATACTGTGACATTATCCTTTTTTACTACGGCTATTTCTCCATCTTCAAGCAAATAAGAATTCCTGGTATAAGAAAGAATAGCCGGTATATCCGATGCTATAAAGTTTTCACCTTCACCCAGCCCAATTATTAGCGGGCTTCCTTTTCTGGCAACAATAAATCTGTCGGGCCATTCCCCGGAAATAACCGCCAAGGCATAGGAGCCTTCCAGCTGTCTTAAAGATTCTGCTACTGCTTTGAAAATATCCCCTTTATAATAGTATTCAATCAAGTGGGCAATAACCTCCGTATCGGTTTCCGAAACAAACACAAAACCTTCCGTTTCAAGCATGTCCTTAAGTTTCATATAGTTTTCAATAATTCCATTATGCACTACAGCTATTTTGCCGGAATTGCTTACATGGGGATGAGAGTTTACATCATTTGGCTCTCCATGGGTAGCCCACCTTGTATGTCCAATACCCATATTCCCATCCAACAGGTTATTCAGCATATTATTATTTACTCTTTCTTCAAGACATTTTAACCTGCCTTTACATTTTACAACATTTATACCGCTCCTATTATATACGGCGATTCCTGCTGAATCATATCCTCTATATTCAAGCTTTTTCAAGCCGTCCAAAAGTATAGGCGCTACATTCTTCTCTCCTATATAACCAACTATTCCACACATATTACATATCCTCCTGTCATATAATTATTTTTAGGGCAATACTAACTTTAACTTTCATATAAAATTTTACAGAACTGCAATAACGGCAATAATTAAGTGGATATAACCCAAGATATAACTTCAGATTAAACTTAAAGATTATATCAAAACTTAAAAAACATTAATATTTAACGATACTTAACTCTCAGGAATATAATCAGGAATAATAAATATGACAGGGGTTGCCACCAAAACTCTCTTTGTGCTGCAGTTGCCTGCCATTTTGAAGAGTTTCTGCGGTCGTGGCAGACCGGAAGGTTTCCGCCGAATCTTTCGATAACTCATTGGATAAAGCCATGAGTCCAATGACCTCCTTCTCCTCGTCAACGGGTTTTTCCCGTCCTGGCGCTTTTTTCATGCCTTTATTATAATATTATAATATTATGCAGTAAATTCTTAAATCTTGATTCTGCATCAATTATTACCTGTTTTCCTCCTTTCCGGCATATAAAATATATAAACCCCACTATAATATTCCGTAATACTCCATTATAAATAAGTAATCATCACCTCACATTAATCTCTTTATAAATAATATGTATTAGCTTGTGTATAAATATTCTCTATATATCTCTCTATATAATTATATAATTAATTATAATTAAATGTGCAAAAAGAATCCACTATTTTTTTCGTAATCTTTCATTTTCAACAATTACAATTAATAATTCATCACTGCCAAAATATCTTATTTACCCTCTTATCTATCCTATTACCTACCCCAAAATAACCTCAACCAAATGCTTATTTCCATCATCTTTCAAACATAGTACATTGCCTTCAATTACTCTGCTGTCCACAGTAACTTGCTTTACTCCCTTATTTAATCTATATGGATTTTGAATCCGAATTTCATATTCCGACTTCCCATATTTGTACCTAACAGAGTAACCGGACCAATCTGCAGGAATGCAAGGGTCAATAACGAGAGTTTCTCCCTGCTTTTTAATGCCTAAAATATGTTCTATACCAACCCGGTACATCCACCCTGCAGCTCCTGTATACCATGTCCAGCCTCCTCTACCCGTGTTGGGCGGTATTGCATAAACATCAGCTGCCAATACATAAGGTTCAGTTTTATACCGAGCTGCTTCAATCTGGGTACGAGAATGGTTTATGGGGTTTATCATGGAAAAAAGTTCATAGGCTTTGTCACCTTCCCCTAGTTTCGCAAAAGCCAGTATAACCCATATTGCAGCATGGGTATATTGTCCGCCGTTTTCTCTTACCCCTGGTACATACCCTTTTATATAGCCCGGTTCCAGGTCACCTTTATCAAAAGGGGGAGTAAATAGTTTTATGAGCCCCGCTTCCTTGTCAACAAGGTAATTCTCAACTGCATTTAAAGCCTCCCGTGTACGGTTTTTGTCTCCAAAGCCGGATATGGCAGCCCAGGATTGCGCAACGGAATCAATCCGGCATTCACTATTCTGCGTAGAACCTAACGGTTTGCCGTCATCAAAATATGCCCTCCGATACCAACTGCCATCCCAGGCGTTTTCTTCTATTGCCATAATAATTTGAGTAATTATTTTTCTAAATTCCTCTACTTTTTCGGAATCTCCCATTTTCTCACAGATTGGAATGAACTTTTTCATTACAGTACATAGAAACCAACCTAACCATATACTTTCGCCTTTGCCTTTATTACCCACTGTATTCATACCGTCATTCCAATCCCCCGACCCTATAAGAGGGATACCATGTTCACCAAATTTCAAGGCTTTTTCAATAGCTTTTATACAATGTTTGTAAACTGTATCTTTTACTTCTGAAACTCTTGGGATGTTATACCTTTCACTTTCATCTTCATCCAAAGGTCTGTCTTCAATATATGTTATCTCTTCATTCAGTAAATCCCAATCGCCTGTACACGTTATATAGTCTGCAGTAACATAAGGAAGCCACAGCAAGTCATCGGAATACCTAGTACGTATACCTCTACCGGTTTCCGGATGCCACCAGTGCTGCACGTCCCCTTCAATAAATTGCCTTGATGAATGAAGCATTATCTGCTCCCGCGTCAACTCAGGCCACGCATATACTAATGCCATCACATCCTGCAACTGATCTCTGAACCCAAAGGCCCCTCCGGATTGATAAAAAGCTGACCTTGCCCATAGGCGGCAGGATATTACCTGGTATAAAATCCAGCCATTTAGCATCACATTCATAGTTTCATCAGGTGTATAAACCTGGATTATACCTAGTTTCCTATCCCATAATTCCTTTACTTTTTCAAATTCTTTTTTTGCTTCAGCTATACTTCTGTATTTTTGGCATAAATTTATTACCTGCCCCATATCCTTACCTTGTCCAAGAAGAAATACTAATTCTTTTTTCTCCTTAGGCTCCAATTCAACATTAATCTGTATTGCCGCACAAGGATCAAACCCTGCTCCTACAGCGCCTGACAGCATTTTCCTTTTTATTGCTTGAGGATCTCTTAAACTGCCATCTGCCCCTATGAATTCCAGGGCATCGCCTGTGACGTATTTCTCCGGTAAAGAAGAATCAATGAAAGTTATCTTTCCCGCAAATTCCGTGTTAAAAGGGTTTTCTACGGTAAAAATGCCTGAATCCTTATCAATGCTTGTATAAATATATTGTGATGTGTTTTTTTCATGTACACCTAAAACAGGCTTTATATAATAAAATAAAGATAGTTTTCTTTCTACGTCCAGCTTGTTTTCCAAAACAACCAGCGACACCTTAACAGGGTCATCAACAGGCACAAACAATATCAGTTCATGTTGTATCCCTTCACATTGATGTTCAAAAGAAGAATAACCATACCCATGCTTTATTATATACCCATTTTTGTTTCTTATGGGAGATGGAGTCATACTCCAGTATTTACCCGCATTATTATCTCTTATATATATTATTTCCCCCGGGTTATCCGTTACCCAGTCATTTGACCAGGGAGTCAGCTTGTTTTCACGGCTATTTTCAGCCCAGGTATATCCTCCTCCCGATTCGGATATTATAAATCCAAAATTTTTGTTTGATATGACATTTATCCATGGGGCAGGAGTTGTTTGTTTGTTTTTAAGGTAAATTATATATTCCTTTCCATCATTAGCGAATCCGCCCAATCCATTAAAAAACTTTAGAGACACTTGGTTAGCGGGAGACACTTCCCTGGCCACTGGATGTATTTCCTGGAATTTATGTTGTCCCTGTGCTTCAATTCTGCTTACATAATTCCTGTTTTCACAAACACTGCTTTCATAATGGGTTACTTCCTTGGTACTTTTTTCTTTCATTTTTCTTTCCCATTCTAATTGTTCTTCTATAGGATACGAATTACCTTTTAATACCAATCTGGCCGCAGTATATAATAAAACTACATCTTCATCTGTAATTTGATTTTTGCTAATAATAAACACTCCACCCCTCTTACCCAACAACTCCCTGGCATGGCTTGATGCTACCGCATCCTTTACCATATCCTGAAGAAGTTGTAAATAACCACTTTCATCCTCAGTTATTATTACAAGATCAAGCTCAACTCCTTTCATCCCCCAATACTCATGACCTTTTAGAATCTTATTGATAATTTCTATATCATCCTTTTTATAGATATGAAGAAGGAGAATAGGAATATCACCTGATATACCGAAAGCCCACAAAGCCGGCTGCCCTTTTTTATTGGTTAAAATAACATCCTCCCATTTTCTTCTAAGAGGTCCGGGAATTAATATATGAGGAAGCATTTTTAGATAAAGCTCTATTTCCTCTGCTTTAAATCCCAAGTAACCTGACTCTATCTGACTGCGGGTCCAAGCCAATTCAAAAGCTCTTTCAATCGATTTTACCTGGCTGTATTTTTCAGCAATTTCTATGGCCTCCTTATGCGTTTCACTTATTGCCGTAACATATGATAAGCGTACAGTTTTGCCCGGTTCTATTTTAACCCTGTACCTTATGCTCATTATAGGGTCAAGAACAAAGCCCGTTGTGTTCGATAAAGGTTGGTCAGGCTCCATTGCCTGCGGATTTGCAAGGCTCCTATTTCTACCTATGAATTTTGCCCTATCTGTTTCATACTCAACATTACCGATAACTTCACCTTCAACTGTTACTAAATGCAAAGCTGTCAATCTCTTATCTTTTTGACTTTTTGGCCTTCTTTCCGCTAAAATACAATTATATTGAGGATTGAACTCCGTTGTAATAAAAAGCTTACTAAATGCTGGATGAGCTAAATCTTCATCAGGATGAGCCAGTACTACTTCCATATAACTTGTAGTTTCTATTATTAACGGTTCATGGTTATAGTTGGTTAAAGATACTCTTCTTATCTCAGAATGTTCCTCTGTTGATACAATAATTTCCATACGGGTTTCAATATTGTCGTCTTTCCTTATAAACTCAGCCTTATCAGGAGAAAACACTACCCTGTACTTTTCAGGCTTTATCCTATAAGGCTCGTAAGTTACCGACCAAACCTTATCGGAAGTAACATCCCTCACATATATAAAACTCCCCTTTGGGTCTTCCAAACTTGCCTTCCATCTTGACACGACAATATCATTATACTTGCTGTAGCTTAAGCCACCATCTGTCACCATTAGTGAATATTTGCCGTTAGATAATATATGCATATGGGGAAACCCTGAATCAGGTATTCCAAACCGTCTAATAACCCTGCCGCCTTCAATAATAATTCTTTTTGCAGGAACTAATTTAACTTTGTATCCCTTAGTTAAAATAGCATTGTAAGGTACCCTTTCCTGCAACAAAAGCTCTGCAGCCTTTATTGAAGGATTTTTGTGAAATCTTTTCTGGAGAATATTGTTATTTAAGTAGTTGTTTAATGCAAGAAGGCTCATACCCTGATGATGAGCCATAAAGGACTTTATAATAGCTCCCCTTTGTCCCGAAGTCAACCTGGAAGGGGTATAATCTATCGCCTCGTATAAACCGTAATTACTATACAATCCTTCTTCCATCAGTCTATGGATGTTTTCTATTGTACCGTTCGGATCCAAATTTAAAGCAAGCATCGTAGAATATGGGGCAATAACCATGTCGTTAACCAAGCCTCGTTTCAGTCCCAATTCAGGCACTCCAAAAGCCTTATACTGATAATTTAGGTTAATATCAAAAGCATAGTAGGCAGATTCCGATACTCCCCATGGTATATTTCGTTTTCTTCCGTATGTTTTCTGGGTTTTTACTACGCATCTATAAGTTTCATCCATTAAAGTGTTTTCATAGTTTGCCATGATTAGTAATGGCATGAGATACTCAAACATTGTGCCTGTCCATGATACCAGTCCTCTGCAATCATCTGCCATTGTCAACCTTCTGCCAAGTTTAAACCAATGCTTTTTATCCACTTCTCCTCTTGCAATAGCTATAAAGCTGGTTTGGCGGGATTCAGATGCCAAGAGGTCATAATATGCCTTGCTGAACCTGTTCTTTTCAACATCATATCCAATATAGAAAAGTTGCCTTTTTTTATCATAAAGCGTGGAAAATTTGACATTATTAATAAGTTTATTAATGCGCTCAGACAAACTATTACACAAATTAATAAATTCGCCGGCCTTGATGGCCGCAGCTTCTATATCTTCTGCTAACTCTTTTAATAATGCTTTTCCTTTCCCTATCTGTCTCGGTGACCCATTATCCGTAATATCTAGCATATTTTGTATTTCTTTTATCATATCCTCATATAAATTCGGTAATTGGTTAAATAATAAACTTCCTACTTTATGACCCTTGAAAATCTTAAATATAAATTCTTCTATAATTTGTCTGCTTTCTGAATCAAGCGAAGCAGAGTAATCATTACAAATAGATACTTTTGATAAAGGTAAAAAGCTTACCAATTCTTTCTTATAAATCTCAGCAGTTAAAAGAAGTTTGTCTAACCACGGAAAATTGTTGAATTTTTTATTTGAAGTATACCTTTTCATACTGGAAATTACCTGCTCCAAAAGCTTTTTCCAATGTTCAACATCTATTTCCCCTTTTAATATGCTTATTTCAAGATAAATATCAACCTGTTCCTCCAAAAATGCTATATTAATATTAAAATTGTTATCAATAGAAGGTTCCACCTCTATACTCTTTACTTCTTCCTTTATAATATTTAAGATATCTTTTAGCCCAAGAGCCATGTTTATATCCACAGGACTGCTGTTTAGAATATCCTCTATGGCTTGTCTTACAACCATCAAATACCCAACAAAATTACCACTGTCAACTGTTGAAACATAAGCCGGCCTCAATACTTTAAGAGTGTTGGTATTATACCAATTGTAGAGATGTCCTTCCCACTTCTCCATTTTTTCAATGGTTGTAACTACTTTATCAAGCCACATTCCCATTTCAAGAAAACCAATATACCCTAAATCTTTTGCAGATATTATGGAAGCCATCATTAGTCCAATATTAGTAGGAGAAGTTCTGTGAGCAATACCTTTATATGGTTCCTCCTGGTAATTATCCGGGGGAAGGAAATTGTCCTTCTCGGTTACTAAATCCTCAAAATATCCCCAGGTTCTTCTGGCAATCTTTCTTAAAAGCTGAATATCTTCCGGACCCGGTTTTTCAACTTTTTTTACATACGGTTGGCTTATAAGGTAAGCAATATAAAATGAAGCAATCCAAGGTACGGATATTATAAATGCCGGTATGATCATTCCAGGGTTTAAATAAATTGTCCCAAATAAAAACACAACACCGGTTACTGAAGACATCCACATTCTTTTCCAAAAACTTTTTACATCATTTTTAAGAGAAGCTTCCATATCGGCAGCAGTCACCCATTCCAGCATATTTTTTTTAGTAAAGGAAAGCCTTATTATTGTACGGATAATAGCATCAACCATCAAGTAGGCTTGATATGGGATAAAAGTTAGCTGCAGTAAAGCTTGATACAAGCTTGCCTTTAGAGGACTCATACCCTGGGCATACTTTCCCTGCCTGTACTTAAAATAATTACCTGCCAAAAGGTTATATATTATTTGAATTAAAGGGTAAATGGTAACTGTTAACACAGCAAGGCCAAGCCATACATATCCACTGCCAGGTAGTAGGACGAATCCTAATATTATCAGCAATAGTAGTGAAGGGTTTATAAGGCTTCTTCTCATATTATCTATTATTTTCCATTTGCTTATTATTGATAATGGATTTCTGACCAGGTTGCCTTCCCTGTCTTTAACTATACGCCCCAACCAGGGTACAAGTTGCCAGTCTCCTCTTACCCACCTGTGCAACCTCATAGAAAAAGAGTTATACCTGGCAGGGTATCCATCTACCAGTTCAACATCGGTAACAAGGCATGCACGGGCATAACACCCTTCCAACAGGTCATGGCTTAATACCGAGTTTTCCGGTATGGCTTTTTTCAATACTTCCTGAAAAACGTCCAGTTCATAAATACCTTTTCCTGTAAAAATGCCTTCCCCAAACAAGTCCTGGTAAACATCCGATACTGCAGTTGTATAAGGGTCAATACCTCCCTGTCCTGCAAACACTTTTGTGAAAAATGAAATACTTGCACTGGTAATGCTTATATTAATCCTCGGTTGAAAAATGCCATACCCCTCTATTACTATTCCTTTTTTCTTGTCAATAATTGCTCTATTCATAGGATGGGCAATAGTCCCTACAAGGGTTTTTGCAGTTCCTATAGGCATTCTTGTATCCGCATCCAGGGTAATCACATATTTAATACGAGGTATATCGGAAAATTCACAGCTAATGACATTATAGCTTGTTCCCGACGAACCTCTTAAAAGGTCATTTACTTCAATTATTGCACCCCTTTTGCGTTCCCAACCCATCCATCGCTTTTGGACAGGATTATATTGTCTTTCCCTGTGGAAATAGTAAAATATGTCTTTCCCTTCTTCTCCATAACGCTTGTTTAACTCCTTAATTCCTTTAATTGCTGCTTCTATTATTTTTTCATCTTCGGGAAGATTCTTTGATGCCGCATCCTTAAAATCTCCAACCAATGCAAAATATATGTTCTTCTCTTTGTTTGCCAGATAATGCACTTCAAGCTGTTCCAATAAATCATTGACCCTTTTTTCATTAGGGAGAAGAGTGGGAACTATAACCATTGTGCTGTGTTCTTGTGGAATACCATCCTTTAATTCAAGCTTAGGCAACAGAGATGGAGAACAAATATGGCTTACAGCGAAATTTACAAGTGCAATAGCTATTTCACTTGCTGGAATGATAACCACAAAAGCTGACAATAAAGTTAAAAAAATAGATTGTATACCCTTATTGACGGTTGCATATGATGCATAATAACTTAAAAGAAGAGTAATAAGTGTCGTAAATAATACAATTGTGCCAAGATAAAAATAAGCCGGATATCTTTTTGTAATTTCTCCCAGGTATCTTAATCCCTCGGTTTTACAGTTTATTTTTGAGAGAAGCAAGCTCTTTCCTTTTCCTAAAATATAGTAACCGATGTGGTCCAGAGGACTTTTCTCTTTACCTGCATACTCCTGTGCACACTCCAGTGCCTTAAGGGCTATAAGAGTTTCAGAAACATTACATACCCTTGCCAACTTATTTACAGAATTGCGGTAATAATTTTTTGACTTATAATCCATTTTCATATATACATTAGCAGGATCACGCCTTAAAATGCTTTCTACGTAACTTAGTGATTCAAATACTTCATTCCAATCCATTGATTGGACTAATTTAAGGCTGGTCAGGGAGTTTCCTATAGATACCTGGAGTGCTGCCTGGATCTGATGTTCAAAGGCTGCAACATCGTCAGACTTTAAACCTTGGTCAGCCAGCTTCTCATCAATATATTTAATTATAGGTAATAATATTCTGCCCTGTTTTTTTAGTATTTTTACTAAATGTTCAATAAAAGAAGAGTATATTTCTCCCCCATCTTTTACATACTCGTTAAGGAACCACAAAATTTCTTCTTTACCTCTATTTAAGTTATTTTTGATAAGATCTCCTATTTCTTCAGCCTTACGCCACTGTTTTTTAGTGTTAAGCATCTTTACACATATCTGCCTTAAATTCTCTATTAAAGCGATACGTACCATTATCGCAAGGGCCCAGAGTTCTTCCGATGACAGTACTTTCTGAGTCTGATAAGCTTCAATGAATCCAACTATCGTATTTTCATCTATCCTACCATCAGTATGGGAAACAATCTCTAAAGCTATAGCAAATATTCGCGGATAGCCCTTTAAATAACCGCTTTTTAAAACCGGAAGCCTGGAAAAGCTTTTCCAAGGAATATTCTGCTTTATATCTTTAAATTCTTCTTCAATAACGTAAAAATTATCAAGGAGCCACTCGGCCGAAGGGGGAACCGGCAGATTCTTCTGCACATCATTATTCAAAACTCTATATATCTGGGCAATAACCCTATAGTTGCTATTCATCCTTGAAATAAGCCAACTTAGAGCACTGGAACTTTTTTTTACAATATGGTTCCTGGCTATGCCAACTGCATGATTTTTAAGCTCTTCAGGGCCAAGTATGGCATCATTGATTTCAACTTCCCTTTTCTTTTCCTTTCTGTCGGAAAGCAATAACATAGAAAGAAAAATTACCAAACTTACTAAAACCATATATGTAGGTACAATCATTAAATCCATTGTAAGCAATTCACCATTCCCTAAAATTTAGTTTATATTTAACCTATTTTTATTAGTATTACCCAAATTTTAAATAATTAATATTTAGCCTTATTGGTGCATTTTTCAAAAGTAAAGAAATATATTCCAGTAACATGACCATTCCTTTCAATATTTTCTTCACTCAAATTAAATTTACCCAACGCACCCAGTGTACCTTGAAAAATAATTAATTCAAATATAGAATATTAATCTGGAGAATGTTAATCCGGAAAATATTAAACTGATGGAGGTATACTATGAAAAGTTATAAAAAAGAATTATGGTTTGAGACAAAAAAGCGCAGAGAATTTATTAATATAACACCTCTTGTTGAGGACTGCCTAAAAGAAAGCGGTATAAAAGAAGGGTTACTTCTATGCAACGCAATGCATATAACTTCAAGCGTATTTATAAATGACGATGAAAGTGGCCTGCATAAAGATTTTGAAATTTTTCTTGAGAAACTTGCTCCGGAAAAACCTTATAGTCAATATTACCATAATGGATTTGAAGATAATGCAGATGCCCATTTAAAACGTACTATAATGGGAAGGGAAGTTGTAATTGCGGTAACTGACGGCAAATTGGATTTCGGCCCCTGGGAACAAATATTTTACGGCGAATTTGACGGTAAGAGGAGGAAAAGGGTACTGGTAAAAATTATTGGCGAGTAAATATTTATACTGAAATTTTTTATGACAGAAAATTAACAGGAGAATAAATATGGAAAATTTAGTAGTAATAAACCAGGTAATAATACTTTTTTTAACAATGATCACAGGATTTGTTGCAAAAAAGCGTGATATTATTAATAACGACACAATAAAGAAATTATCAGAAATACTTTTACGCATCACCCTGCCGGCAATGATTATATTTTCTTACAACCGGCAGTTTTCAAAAGAACTTCTGGCAAAAGGAGGAATAATGCTTGTGTATTCCCTGGCAATCCATCTTTTCGGAATACTGCTGGGGAATATAATTTATTGGAAATATCCGAAAAATATAAAAAACGTACTTAAGTTTGTCACTATTTATTCAAACTGCGGATATATGGGTCTACCGGTTCTGGAAGCCTTGTACGGACAAACAGGCATTTTTTATGCTTCTATATACA includes these proteins:
- a CDS encoding YjbQ family protein, whose translation is MKSYKKELWFETKKRREFINITPLVEDCLKESGIKEGLLLCNAMHITSSVFINDDESGLHKDFEIFLEKLAPEKPYSQYYHNGFEDNADAHLKRTIMGREVVIAVTDGKLDFGPWEQIFYGEFDGKRRKRVLVKIIGE
- a CDS encoding glycosyl transferase, which produces MDLMIVPTYMVLVSLVIFLSMLLLSDRKEKKREVEINDAILGPEELKNHAVGIARNHIVKKSSSALSWLISRMNSNYRVIAQIYRVLNNDVQKNLPVPPSAEWLLDNFYVIEEEFKDIKQNIPWKSFSRLPVLKSGYLKGYPRIFAIALEIVSHTDGRIDENTIVGFIEAYQTQKVLSSEELWALAIMVRIALIENLRQICVKMLNTKKQWRKAEEIGDLIKNNLNRGKEEILWFLNEYVKDGGEIYSSFIEHLVKILKKQGRILLPIIKYIDEKLADQGLKSDDVAAFEHQIQAALQVSIGNSLTSLKLVQSMDWNEVFESLSYVESILRRDPANVYMKMDYKSKNYYRNSVNKLARVCNVSETLIALKALECAQEYAGKEKSPLDHIGYYILGKGKSLLLSKINCKTEGLRYLGEITKRYPAYFYLGTIVLFTTLITLLLSYYASYATVNKGIQSIFLTLLSAFVVIIPASEIAIALVNFAVSHICSPSLLPKLELKDGIPQEHSTMVIVPTLLPNEKRVNDLLEQLEVHYLANKEKNIYFALVGDFKDAASKNLPEDEKIIEAAIKGIKELNKRYGEEGKDIFYYFHRERQYNPVQKRWMGWERKRGAIIEVNDLLRGSSGTSYNVISCEFSDIPRIKYVITLDADTRMPIGTAKTLVGTIAHPMNRAIIDKKKGIVIEGYGIFQPRINISITSASISFFTKVFAGQGGIDPYTTAVSDVYQDLFGEGIFTGKGIYELDVFQEVLKKAIPENSVLSHDLLEGCYARACLVTDVELVDGYPARYNSFSMRLHRWVRGDWQLVPWLGRIVKDREGNLVRNPLSIISKWKIIDNMRRSLINPSLLLLIILGFVLLPGSGYVWLGLAVLTVTIYPLIQIIYNLLAGNYFKYRQGKYAQGMSPLKASLYQALLQLTFIPYQAYLMVDAIIRTIIRLSFTKKNMLEWVTAADMEASLKNDVKSFWKRMWMSSVTGVVFLFGTIYLNPGMIIPAFIISVPWIASFYIAYLISQPYVKKVEKPGPEDIQLLRKIARRTWGYFEDLVTEKDNFLPPDNYQEEPYKGIAHRTSPTNIGLMMASIISAKDLGYIGFLEMGMWLDKVVTTIEKMEKWEGHLYNWYNTNTLKVLRPAYVSTVDSGNFVGYLMVVRQAIEDILNSSPVDINMALGLKDILNIIKEEVKSIEVEPSIDNNFNINIAFLEEQVDIYLEISILKGEIDVEHWKKLLEQVISSMKRYTSNKKFNNFPWLDKLLLTAEIYKKELVSFLPLSKVSICNDYSASLDSESRQIIEEFIFKIFKGHKVGSLLFNQLPNLYEDMIKEIQNMLDITDNGSPRQIGKGKALLKELAEDIEAAAIKAGEFINLCNSLSERINKLINNVKFSTLYDKKRQLFYIGYDVEKNRFSKAYYDLLASESRQTSFIAIARGEVDKKHWFKLGRRLTMADDCRGLVSWTGTMFEYLMPLLIMANYENTLMDETYRCVVKTQKTYGRKRNIPWGVSESAYYAFDINLNYQYKAFGVPELGLKRGLVNDMVIAPYSTMLALNLDPNGTIENIHRLMEEGLYSNYGLYEAIDYTPSRLTSGQRGAIIKSFMAHHQGMSLLALNNYLNNNILQKRFHKNPSIKAAELLLQERVPYNAILTKGYKVKLVPAKRIIIEGGRVIRRFGIPDSGFPHMHILSNGKYSLMVTDGGLSYSKYNDIVVSRWKASLEDPKGSFIYVRDVTSDKVWSVTYEPYRIKPEKYRVVFSPDKAEFIRKDDNIETRMEIIVSTEEHSEIRRVSLTNYNHEPLIIETTSYMEVVLAHPDEDLAHPAFSKLFITTEFNPQYNCILAERRPKSQKDKRLTALHLVTVEGEVIGNVEYETDRAKFIGRNRSLANPQAMEPDQPLSNTTGFVLDPIMSIRYRVKIEPGKTVRLSYVTAISETHKEAIEIAEKYSQVKSIERAFELAWTRSQIESGYLGFKAEEIELYLKMLPHILIPGPLRRKWEDVILTNKKGQPALWAFGISGDIPILLLHIYKKDDIEIINKILKGHEYWGMKGVELDLVIITEDESGYLQLLQDMVKDAVASSHARELLGKRGGVFIISKNQITDEDVVLLYTAARLVLKGNSYPIEEQLEWERKMKEKSTKEVTHYESSVCENRNYVSRIEAQGQHKFQEIHPVAREVSPANQVSLKFFNGLGGFANDGKEYIIYLKNKQTTPAPWINVISNKNFGFIISESGGGYTWAENSRENKLTPWSNDWVTDNPGEIIYIRDNNAGKYWSMTPSPIRNKNGYIIKHGYGYSSFEHQCEGIQHELILFVPVDDPVKVSLVVLENKLDVERKLSLFYYIKPVLGVHEKNTSQYIYTSIDKDSGIFTVENPFNTEFAGKITFIDSSLPEKYVTGDALEFIGADGSLRDPQAIKRKMLSGAVGAGFDPCAAIQINVELEPKEKKELVFLLGQGKDMGQVINLCQKYRSIAEAKKEFEKVKELWDRKLGIIQVYTPDETMNVMLNGWILYQVISCRLWARSAFYQSGGAFGFRDQLQDVMALVYAWPELTREQIMLHSSRQFIEGDVQHWWHPETGRGIRTRYSDDLLWLPYVTADYITCTGDWDLLNEEITYIEDRPLDEDESERYNIPRVSEVKDTVYKHCIKAIEKALKFGEHGIPLIGSGDWNDGMNTVGNKGKGESIWLGWFLCTVMKKFIPICEKMGDSEKVEEFRKIITQIIMAIEENAWDGSWYRRAYFDDGKPLGSTQNSECRIDSVAQSWAAISGFGDKNRTREALNAVENYLVDKEAGLIKLFTPPFDKGDLEPGYIKGYVPGVRENGGQYTHAAIWVILAFAKLGEGDKAYELFSMINPINHSRTQIEAARYKTEPYVLAADVYAIPPNTGRGGWTWYTGAAGWMYRVGIEHILGIKKQGETLVIDPCIPADWSGYSVRYKYGKSEYEIRIQNPYRLNKGVKQVTVDSRVIEGNVLCLKDDGNKHLVEVILG